From Balaenoptera acutorostrata chromosome 8, mBalAcu1.1, whole genome shotgun sequence, the proteins below share one genomic window:
- the CWC22 gene encoding pre-mRNA-splicing factor CWC22 homolog, with protein MKSSVAQIKHSSSHDRRENYNSYQRTSSPEDRYMEQERSPRDRDYFDYSRSDYEHSRRGRSYDDSMESRSRDREKRRERDVDRKRSRKSPSPGRRSPEPLVTQSSSAQDEPTAKKKKEELDPLLTRTGGAYIPPAKLRMMQEQITDKNSLAYQRMSWEALKKSINGLINKVNISNIGIIIQELLQENIVRGRGLLSRSVLQAQSASPIFTHVYAALVAIINSKFPQIGELILKRLILNFRKGYRRNDKPLCLTASKFVAHLINQNVAHEVLCLEMLTLLLERPTDDSVEVAIGFLKECGLKLTQVSPRGINAIFERLRNILHESEIDKRVQYMIEVMFAVRKDGFKDHPVVLEGLDLVEEDDQFTHMLPLEDDYNPEDVLNVFKMDPNFMENEEKYKTIKKEILDEGDSDSNTDQDAGSSEEEEEEEEEEGEEDEEGQTVTIHDKTEINLVSFRRTIYLAIQSSLDFEECAHKLLKMEFPEGQTKELCNMILDCCAQQRTYEKFFGLLAGRFCMLKKEYMESFESIFKEQYDTIHRLETNKLRNVAKMFAHLLYTDSLPWSVLECIKLSEETTTSSSRIFVKIFFQELCEYMGLPKLNGRLKDE; from the exons atgaaaagtagCGTGGCACAAATAAAG CATTCTTCTAGTCATGACAGAAGGGAAAACTATAATTCATATCAGAGGACCTCCTCTCCAGAAGACAG ATACATGGAACAAGAAAGATCCCCTCGGGATAGAGATTACTTTGATTACAGCAGGTCAGACTACGAGCATTCAAGAAGGGGACGTTCTTATGATGATAGCATGGAGTCACG aagTAGAGACCGAGAAAAACGCAGAGAAAGAGATGTGGATCGGAAAAGGTCCCGGAAATCTCCATCTCCTGGGAGAAGAAGCCCAGAACCATTGGTAACCCAGAGTTCCTCTGCTCAGGATGAACCTACtgcaaagaagaagaaagaggagctgGATCCTCTTCTTACTCGCACTGGTGGAGCATATATTCCTCCTGCAAAGCTCAGGATGATGCAAGAACAGATTACAGATAAAAACAG CTTAGCATACCAGAGGATGAGCTGGGAAGCCCTAAAGAAGTCCATCAATGGTCTGATCAACAAAGTCAACATTTCCAATATTGGTATTATTATTCAAGAACTTCTTCAAGAAAATATAGTTAGAGGAAG aGGCCTGCTATCCAGATCTGTTTTGCAAGCACAGAGTGCTTCTCCAATCTTCACCCATGTTTATGCAGCATTAGTGGCAATTATCAACTCAAAATTTCCACAAATTGGAGAATTAATCCTCAAAAGGCTAATTCTTAATTTTCGAAAAGGCTATCGGAGAAATGATAAG CCACTTTGTCTGACGGCTTCAAAATTTGTGGCACATCTTATTAACCAAAATGTG GCTCATGAAGTTTTATGCTTAGAAATGCTCACTTTGCTCCTGGAAAGACCAACAGATGATAGTGTTGAAGTAGCTATTGGTTTTCTTAAGGAATGTGGTCTCAAATTAACACAAGTGTCACCAAGAGGAATCAATG CTATATTTGAACGCCTTCGAAACATTCTCCATGAGTCTGAAATTGACAAAAGAGTTCAGTATATGATTGAAGTGATGTTTGCTGTAAGGAAGGATGGATTCAAGGACCACCCTGTTGTCCTAGAAGGACTTGACTTAGTTGAAGAAGATGATCAGTTCACCCATATGCTCCCTCTGGAAGATGACTATAATCCAGAAGATGTTCTTA atgttttcAAGATGGATCCTAATTTTATGGAGAATGAAGAGAAGTACAAAACTATTAAGAAGG AAATTCTTGATGAAGGAGATAGTGACTCAAACACAGACCAAGATGCTGGGAGtagtgaagaggaggaggaagaagaggaggaagagggagaagaagatgaagaag GACAAACGGTGACTATTCATGACAAAACAGAAATTAATCTAGTCTCATTTCGTCGTACAATTTATCTTGCTATTCAGTCAAG TTTAGATTTTGAAGAGTGTGCTCACAAGTTGCTGAAAATGGAGTTTCCTGAAGGTCAAACA AAAGAACTCTGCAACATGATACTTGACTGCTGTGCCCAACAAAGGACATATGAGAAATTTTTTGGCTTATTAGCTGGG cgATTTTGCAtgctaaaaaaagaatacatggaaTCCTTTGAAAGTATATTCAAAGAACAATATGATACCATCCATCGGTTGGAAACAAACAAATTGAGAAATGTTGCTAAGATGTTTGCTCACCTCTTATACACCGATTCACTTCCATGGAGC gttCTTGAATGCATAAAGCTGAGTGAAGAAACCACTACGTCCTCCAGTAGaatttttgtgaaaatatttttccaagaacTGTGTGAATACATGGGTCTTCCTAAACTTAATGGAAGATTAAAGGATGAGTAA